The window TTTGATGATCCAGAGGGAGATGTTACCTCCAGCCCATAGCAGTCCGCGTTCTGGGGGAACCGGAGACGAGGGGACAGCTGAGGAGCGAGGGAGGGACAGACCTCTGGGCCAATCACAGACACACAGCCTCAGAAGGAACGGCACCATCCACCATCCTCGGACAGCAAACCCAGACCCGTCCTGTCTCCTGACGCCACCCAACACCCCCCTTTATCCAGAGGGTGGAGGAGGGCCCGGCCCGGCCCTCAGCACCAGCATTCAGATTAACGGCTGCTCCAGCAGAACTGTGGCAGAATGTAAAAAGGCCAACGGACTCATCGCTAACGGACTTGAAGGTGGGAGTGGAACAGAGACAGAAAGATGTGAGGCAATTTTTTTAAAGCATAGTTCTTTTCCTTTAATTACATTTTACTTTGCATTAATTTCAAAATAAGTGCAAAAACTGAATGAAATGTGATTAAAAGTCATGACAGTCCCACAGCTCCAGCTTTAAGCTACATGAACAGcacaaaaaaaggaaaatgaactaAATCAATAGCACTGCATTAATCTATTTTACACACATATTACTCACTCGTCAAGCTGTGCTAAACTCCTAAAGTTGTTCAGGTTAACATCAGCTCAAGCAGGTTTAAATTTGCACGCTGACATGCATCTGAGCGCACCTCCTGTGTGGTAATACAACTCAAACTACAGCAGTGTGTCGTTTTTGCAGCTTCTACATGAgctctcgtctcacacacacacacacacacacccttcagcGTGGTGCtgctttgacatcattctggttttTTACCACAGCAGAAGTCAAAAGTTCACCCTCCTACCTGAGTCCTGAGTTTGTTAGCTCAAACTCATGCAAAACTTAACACGTTGCACCCACAGTTGGCCTAATGTGTTGATTTGATGTTGTTTTAAAGTTTGCTCAGGAAAAGCCATGAAAAGAGCTGATGTAGTGCAACTGCTGCAGGTTCTTGTCATGAAgcatgtgtgttttattttagctGCAGCTCTGCATGTCTCGGTGTCAGAGTGTGTGTCCTCTGCAGAGCTAAACACCTTATGTTTGTCCAATCCCATAGcaaaaccctgtctgtgtttgtgtgttttgtgcCTTTGGATGTGTGTGTCCTCTGCAGGGTGTAGTAGTGGGTGTGAGTTTCCCTTTCCTGTCTCCTCCCATGGCGCCCCTTCTATTGCTGATGACTTGTGTGTGGTGTTTGTAGTGGAACTGGACAAAGGACCCTACGGACTGGGCATGGGACTCATCGACGGCCTGGTAAGTTCAAATGTAAAATCTCGTCTGATCAATTCTAGGGTCATGGAGTTCAGAATTTTAATGCTTGTTTAAATCATTTTAGAACCAAACCAGGAGCTGCACGTGTAAATTTAATGCACAATCTTGTTTTCTCAAACTTTCCCTGATATAAATGCTTCAACTGATCTCTGAATCAGCCTGCTTGGATGCAGACTTATCTCGTATCAAACGTAAAACCTAGTGTTCACCCAGCCTGTGGTTGTAGACGTTCCACCTCTCACGCCTGTTGGGGTGAGAGGTGGAACGTCCTGGGTGTATGAGTCTACACCAACATGTTAGCTCCTCACCAAGTCTCCCTCTGGCAGCACACTCCTCTTAATGCTCCGGGCATTTACATCCGTACGCTGATCCCAGACGGGCCGGCGGCATCCGACGGCAGACTGAGGATCGGAGACCGTATCCTGGCGGTGAATGGGACAAGTCTGATTGGAGCGGACTACCAGaggtgaggaggatgggatggAGCAGCCTTCTCTTGTGTTAACTATTCTCTTGTCAGCTTCTTAAGAGTGATGTGTTGTCCGTCTCTGCTGAGCTTCATGTAACCAGACTCCatccaccccccccacacacactttcTCCTCAGTGCAGTGGACCTGATCCGTCTGGGAGGTGGTCGACTGCGTTTCCTGGTGGCCAAGTCGGATCCGGAAGTCTCAGAGAAGATCAGTGCTTCCTCCTGCTGATCACCTCTGCTGCCCAGGGAAAACGCAAAGCTGCACCCAGATGTGCAGCAGGCGCTGAACCAGGGAGGCGCGTACATCTGTACGTATGCAGCTACACGACGTGAGAGGTGAATGTGACACAGCACAAAGACGAGCAGTGGAACAGGAGGGAATGTTCTGAGACTCCACCCGTTTCCCTCATGCTGACTCCTACTGGACAGGACCTGAAGCCAACCGGAACGTTGACGAGGACGCCACCAGAGTTTTGGCCTATATGCAGTCTGATGCTTAAGCACAGCGATCTCCCCACAGAGTGACTGTTTGTTCCAGCTTCATTTAAAGTTCTTTGGGTTTGTATTTTCAGACGTAAAAAGCATGACGCAATTGAGACTGAAGATTTTCCTAAAAGCTGAATGTTTCCTAAACCCGTTGGTTGGCACCCCCCACAGCCAAGTCCTCCAATCAGACATTAGCTCTCTTTTATGAGGTTATGGATGAAAACGACTGAATCCCTGACGCTGAAATTTTGAGACTTTTTACTCCGGTGATCTTCAGCTGTTtgacaataataaataaataataaactagttTCAGACGCCAAGTCCTGACGTGTGGTGACCCGTGTAAATAGTTGTATATATTTACCGTGTCACATCCTTGGAAACAATTATCCTGAACTGTCAGAAAAAACTTAAAAGTATTTTCTGGAATGAGAGGAATGTAACTATTGGTTGTATACTTTTTCCTAAACTGTGTATATATTTCAGCTTTTATACATTCTGCACACTTTGTGCGTCCAAATGACATTGAAAAAAACAGCTTTAGATGGTTTTTCTTTGTTCTCACTGTTCAGGTGCCATCTGCCTCCCTCTTCCAGATTTGTAAAAACGTTTTCTGATTACAGTATTTATACAAAAGTAAAGAGAAATCCACTAAACTTCTTCAGACACTTTTACGTCACTAACAGGTGAAGTGGGCCACCTGGGTTTGGTTTTTACAGACCAAGCTAACAAGTGGAAATTCAATCTGGTGAAAGCTAATTTAAGGATTTTAACTAAAAATGAGCAGAAAGCTGCACATTAGCTGACGGCAGCTAAGGTACCGCTCAGGGATGTTACCTTGGTCTccactgaacagcctctgtttggagaaacagtTTACGTTCTCCAGGGCTGATGAGCTAACGGATCAAGACTCACTAAATCTCAACAAGCTGTTCTTTTGGCTCTTCGATAGGACTGGGCAGTTAATTGAAAATGTCttgttattgaaatttctgactaaCCGATACCATTTTAAccgtgtcaataaatttgataaaaaaTGGAAAGATGTGTCGTTTGCCGACATTCATCTCTAAGATGATGTCCAGCTTGAGTCACGACTCAACATAATACAAtaatgacagccccatctagtggacgtcTTTTACATACGTGTCGTTATCCATGTATCGTTAAATCATCAATATAGCAAGATTTTAGCCCATATTGCCCAGTCCTACTCCTGGACATATTTTAATTATCCTAATAAACACGGTTTCCCCAACATAGGCGTGGCGCTGCCCccctagcctggccagccatgctagtgcttccttatgggaagcagagGGCCTGGTGACGCTctcattcaaataaccccgccccctgagaattctaactgagtcaATCAGCTCTGAGCAGCGTCAAACACCACGAAGCTTAGAAGCAAAACGTTGTGTGAGCACCAAAGTTTCTAGGGGACACACTGCAAAGCAGATCGCTGAAAACGGCTCAAGTCACCAAAATGACGGCAAAACATTTTGGTCTTTGCTGCACTAAGACTAgtggttagctcatcagtcctgtagggAATAATGCTCTCTGAACAGACTGTTCAGGAGGCAACCAACAAAGATGAAGTGTTGGTTTAAGCTGCGGTAAAGTTTCCTCTGCTTCACGTGGGCTCGCTCCCTCACCCGCCAGGGGCTGATTCATGTTTACAAATCTCTTCTCACCGAATGTTTCCTTTATTTTGACCATTACAGTAGCTCAGATTTCTTAAACGTAACTTTGCTCAGAACGGTTCGAAGTAAACTCTTACATGATGGAACCGTGGAAAGTGTGAAACCAGCAAATATTTGCCAATTTTTCTTGTGATAAACTGAAAATGACCATTGTGTTGTTAGCTTTTAAATACCTGCTGTTATTCTGTTACTTTGCTTACGGGTGACACTTGATCTTGTGCATGTCTATTCTGGTCATTATTTATACTGTTAAGAGTAATGGTACATAAGAGTAAAGTCTGTGggatacttgtttttttttttcagtgactGATTTAAAAGACAAGGCAGCAGTGATGTCAATGAGTTGTTTTAATTTGTGCTACACATTTTAAatcacaaaaacattaaaaatacatATACCCCTCTTTATTTCCATAATTGTTATGTATTGATGACAGCCATTTTTACACATAGCAAAATATTTTAATCTttccaaaaataagaaacaaataCCTTTTTGTTATTTAGCAGATAGAGCAGCGTACAATCATTATGCATGGTTCTAATGTTGTGCAACTATGAGTGAAATCCTGTGGCCGAAGCCTGCGAGACGTTCAGAAATGCTAAAGGCAGAGTCAGAACGAGACAGGAGCGGGGAGAAAGTGCTATAGGAGATCTAATCAAAGCCACGTCAGCTCCATGCCTTGGTGGAGACTCCGAAGTCAGACAGGTCACTGAGGAGGAAGTACAAACGTGGAGAGCCAAGAGCGTAGTTTGTGTAAAGTACCGTACAGATAGAAAGCCGTTTGTGGTAGTGAGTTGGTCCCGCCCCTCCCTCAGCATAACTCACCGCTGTAGTGTCGCTGGTCTTGTACTGTTAAAGCGCTATGTTAATCTAAAACTATGAAGCCATCAAAAAGTTCCATAAACAAGAATATTTAAGGCTTTGAGGATTATTACAATAATGCTCGTGTGTGCCGAGACAGATCCACACACACCGGCTGTCCTGCTAGCACAACTAAAACaaccaaacagaaaaacaatcAGTTTGTCTACATTAGGTTAGCTCCACTTCAGTCAACTCCAAGTAGCTGCCCTCTTTTAACCTTTTTTCTGCACAGCGTTGCTGTTTTTGTTCAGATTAACCTGAATCTGAGGCGCTGAAGTGATTTTAAAagccgtttgttttgtttttcctggATTTCCTAAGATCCATCCTtcagaaacaaaatgttttttcatgttttgctTTACAGAAAAGGCAAGAGGCGTCTTACATTCTGGTCTTAGCAACGTCCACCTTTTCTGAGACGATTTATTCGGTCTCTTCATTATATCAGGAATACAATCTGGTTGTTAGTGTCTCGGGTTCAGCTCAGACCTGAGTCACATTTCCTTTAAACCAGACAATTATCAGAAAGCAGTGAGGTCATTGGTTTGAGTCGCAGCAAGTCACGCATTTAATGCAATGATGAGGAAAAGATGTCGGTGGAAAATGGGCTGAAGCTGATTTACTTGCTTTTCAAAAGTAAAATATTAGAACAATTAATCTAGTTGTGaccaaaacattttaatgatgtatTTCCTGACAGACAGCTGGTGTCGTTTTACAGTCGCATCAATTTTTGTATAAATGATGGAGCACTGAAGCCTTTGGGACCCCTGGTGAGAAGCCCTAAACTTTTATTGCCTGGGATCGTGGCTTTGTGGCGTCATGGTAACGATGACAGGCTGTTGGGAGGGGGTGACTTGATGCTGAGCAGATTCAGTCCCACCCTCGTCCTCCAGCCGCGACCTCTTGGCCTGGGGCTCACCTGGTGGTCTGGGGGAGGAGTCTGCACTGGGCTGCCTGCTCACTAGCACTGGGGGGGAGCTGGAGGCCTGTGCAGCCAAGATCTGCAGAGGACTACTCAgacctttaaaaataaaaaaggcaaATGTTAAAGACGGTTTGTTGCACAGAACCATTGATGAACAAACACTGCCAAACTTAATCTGCCAGTGGTTAACTCATTCattggcattttttttactgtgtgggagtcagaacaagcccccgcaccatcagaacaaacatctcagctctaaagccaatctccatccgcatacgtcacacgtcacgtgatcaggaagaagaacatccatgtgttaggagatcgttttgggccgctgctgtaaagaaagtgaggcgcgaaccggaaaagcttctgccgatcacaattcaacaacggattatgaaagaacggaaaacgctcgaaacgcgtggactcttcctgatgtaagaggtgagtctactctttgtttaggtagttttggcgttgacatcatagagcacaacgttctgtgactcttaaaaaaaatactgtaaaagcgttggcagcgaagggcttttctgatcaggaaatggctggcagtgaaggaGTTAATAGTTCAGAGCTTTTGAATCCTgacttaaattattatttttaatattgtTTCTGATGAGGACCTGAAAGAAATATCTTACCTGACACATTAACAAAGCTGGTTGCTGTGGAAACCGCAGCAGTGGTAAATTTGCCGTTCTGGGTAATCGGGCGTACAGGAAGTTGGTGTAAACCTGGAGTCAGGTGACGCCCCTCCCCACCCTGCACAGCGCTGTCCACAGTCTGGATCACCAGCTCCCGGTTCAGCTGGGCTTCTGGAGAGAAAAGGCACACTCAGACTCGCATCGGGCTCTGCTCAGACGTCAAAAGACAAGGAGGACTTCTCAGAAAGCCGGCTCTACACTAATGAATGTTTATAGTTCAGATTTACACAATAAGATAATCCATTAGCCACATAGTGACACCAGGAGCTTAGCCATGTTTAGCATCACCTAGAAAATGGACATTTAGAACATGTAGTTTAGGAtggatccagcagatggcgctcaCCGCTGTAGTCTAAAGAAAGTCAGGTTTGTAGAAGAAACTGATTTTATGCTATTATTTTGACAAAGCGACCTTCTTATTCTGGTTTAGAAGCATAAAATGTTGGTTTGGTAACTTAAGCTAAACTATTAATACACAGAAGAAACAAAAACCTGCAACAACTGAAGATCTGGATTTATTTCAGACCTCAGGTGCTTCTTACTGTACCTCTGATATCGCTGCTGCTCTCCGACCCCCCCACAGTAGGAGTGCTGTACCCGTTTGGCGGATTGGAAGATGAGGGCGTGCTGGTCACCACCCgcaccatggtaacagaagacTGTGGGGCGTTTTGAAGAACATGGATGGGTTGAATTTGGCCACCCCCACCTGGGACTAAAGCTAGAGCTTTTCCCGGTCCAGAGTTCAGAACTGTTGGATGAGGGGGGGCAGCCATGATGACGGGCTGAGCACTGACCGGAGAGcctgttaaaaaaataaacagaccATAAACATTTTCACCGGCCTGATTTAAGCGTATCTGGTTTATGTGAGCCAGCAGACACTGGTGCTCACCTGGGGCGCTCTGAGAATACCTAAACTCCGGCACAGAAGCCAGTTTGCTAGCCAACTGCTCATGGTGGTCATGAGGGATGGGGGAGCCCTCTCTGCTCAGACTTTCAGGAGTCTGCAGTCCGCTGGACGGTGGAGACAGAAGTCCCTGATGGGTCGGGGATGCAGGAGCGCTCCTACAAGACAAGGTTCAGGAAATAAACTCACTAAGGAACAGAGATCCGACCGCAGAACTTCCTCGTGGCCGGTACCTTCTGCTCTAACCTCCAAACTAGACTTACTTTGTTCTGTCCAATCAAATGAAGGCGGATAGGAGCAGAGAAAGGAGAGAACGTGTTAACCCAGTCACTGtgggagacaggaacaagtgagATAGTTGAAGCAATACCTTGAAGACAGAGGTCCAAACGGTGTCCTAAAGCAGGCCACTCCTCTCTGCCGTCTTTTCCTGAAGGCCTGCTCCACCAGCTTGCTCTCAGAGGCAGAGTCGATGCGCCAGAAACTTCCTTTTCCAGGTTCATCCTGAGAGCGGGCCACTTTTAGGAAGTAGCGGTTCagagacagattgtgtctgatagaattctggagaaagtaaAAAAACAGAACTACAGCTCTCGGTCATGATTCCAGCTGAAACAGCACCGGGGGCGGGGGGTACCTGCCAGCCCTTGTCTGCAGTGCGATAGTAGGGGTAGTGTTTGGTGATGTGGGCGTAAATGCCACTGAGTGTCAGCTGTTTGTCTGGAGCTGACGAGATGGCCTGGACGATCAGTTGTGCATAGGAATACGGAGGCTTGGACTCATCCTGCAGAAACAAGACACAATCACGTAAACACGCACTTCACCTGCTCGCTTTAACGGTTTGGGGTCAGCGTTTTTACCTTCGGGCTGTCTCCCCCCACCGACTCCACACGgggctcactccccccacctctCTGCTCTGCAAGACTTCGCCTCTGCTCGGAAACGGCCTTGGCTGCAAATTCAGCCGCTAgctggaggtcagaggtcacattgCGGCCATAGCGGTACCCTGATGATCCTGCTCCACGTGGACTGGCCGGACAGGAGTTGGGAACACTTTCAAAGAAAGGGGAAAGGCTCAGTATTTGGAAACTGAGGAAGACTTTGGAAGTGGTGTAGCTGGATTGAAGGTCGGGACGATTGTGATATCTTTAGTTTGTACGTGTAAACTCAAACAGGATTATAGatgatctacaggtgctggccagtaaattagaatatcatcaaaaggttgaaaatatttcagtaattccattcaaaacgtgaaacttgtacattatattcatgcaatgcacacagaccaatgtatttccaatgttcattacatttaaatttgatattcataagtgacaactaatgaaaactccaaatttggtatctcaaaaaattagaatattctgaaaaggctgaatatagaagacacctgctgccactctaatcagctgatttactcaaaacacctgcaaaggcctttaaaaggtccctcagtcttgttttgaaggcaccacaatcatggggaagacttctgacttaacagctgtccaaaagacaatcattgacaccttgcacaaggagggcaagacacaaaaggtgattgctaaagaagctggctgttcgcagagctctgtgtccaagcacattaacagacaggcgaagggacggaaaaaatgtggtagaaaaaagtgtacaagctctagggataaccgcaccctgcagagaattgtgacgacaaacccattcaaaaatgtgggggagatccacaaagagtggactgcagctggagtcagcgcttcaagaaccaccacgaggagactcatgaaagacatgggattcaggtgtcgcattccgtgtgtcaagccactcttgaacatgaaacagcgcaagaagcgtctcgcctgggccaaggacaaaaaggactggactgatgctgagtggtccaaagttatgttttctgatgaaagcaagttctgcatttcctttggaaatcaaggacccagagtctggaggaagagcggagaagcacagaatccacgttgcatgaggtccagtgtaaagtttccaccgtcagtgatggtgtggggtgccatgtcatctgccggtgttggcccactctgtttcctgaggtccagggtcaatgcagccgtctaccaggaagttttagagcacttcatgcttcctgctgctgaccaactttatggggatgcagacttcacctttcaacaggacttggcacctgcacacagtgccaaaaccaccagcacctggttcaaggaccatggtatccctgtccttgattggccagcaaactcgcctgaccttaaccccatagaaaatctatggggtattgtgaagcggaggatgcaatacgctagacccaacaatgcagaggagctgaagacgactatcagagcaacctgggctctcataacacctgagcagtgccacagactgatcgagtccatgccacgccgcattactgcagttattgaggcaaaaggagccccgactaagtattgagtgctatacatgcacattcttttcatgttcattcttttcagttggccaacattagagaaacaaacattttttcattggcctttagaatattctaattttctgagataccagatttgatgttttcattggttgtcacctataaatatcaaaattaaacgtaataaacatcggaaatacattggtctgtgtgcattgcatgaatataatgtacaagtttcacgttttgaatggaattactgaaatattttcaaccttttgatgatattctaatttactggccagcacctgtaccaaTGATCTCAGATTAGCAATCGGAACCTTTGTGTGTCTTCATTTTGTTTTGGGGGCTTTAATCTTTGGGCACAGGGTGTGTCCATAAGAGGGACTTTAGAAACATATCAGTCCAAATGACCTCCCTTTTCTCCCTCTATGTGCACTTTCCTgctgtgcacgcacgcacgcacacacacacacacacacacacacacacacacacacacacacacacacacacacacacacacacacacacacacacacacacacacacacacacacacacacacacacacacacacacacacacacacacacacacacacacacacacacacacacacacacacacacacacactttcacaaactgcagcagcagcttcCCACAAGGCCGCGTGTTTTCAAACACATGCCTTCAAAAGCAAAGTTCTGGTTCTGCAACTGGCTTAATAAAGGGATACCAAGCAGTGCGTTGATCTTTCTAACACTTgaatccaacagctgaaatgtctcctctgcCTTCATTCTTGAGGAGCAGTTCATCAATAAATcagacaaatcagctgtgttcacgatctgaaacaagcaggaaacgtgctggaagcagactacagTGTCATTCATGTAAACTCCGTTATTTTTTAAAGTCCAACAGGAAGCGGCCCGCCACTCTGAaaatgcaagtgcggtattctggccacagagggtgggaggagtctgagtggcatttcattaaccttgtaaaggatcattttagcacatactggctcaagaaaatcactTAAAGTtatgaaaaagttgtaaagtatccctttaaactcATCATTTGTTTCCTCCAGTTCACTCCAACACCCTGAAGCTCGTGGAGGTTTCCACCATGAGGAGCACAAGTGTCATTATTGTGTGTGCAAACATAAACATGATATTGCACTAAAGAGTGGCACATCAGCATTATTCAGTTACTGCTGCAGTAAAACAACCAGATCAGGCAGCTCAGTTTTAATAACACACACATGGAGAGTGTTGGCTTTTCGCCAGAAGGACCAGATCACAAATCTAAAGTTGGGTCAACATTTCAACCTGGCCAGATTAATATGAGGGAGACATTTATGATCCAGCAGGGGTTTTAATCATTTGGTTCTAAACAGAGAAGTAATAAATGATTTATTAAAAAACGCTGACACCAAACTATGTAAACAAGAGGCAAGATGTTACATTATTAATCAAACTGACTACAGTGATGAAGCCATCCTGATCCTAGAGTAAAAGCTGCCATTTCACTTCTGAAATGTTCAAAAACAGACAGAAAACTTGTGAAATattttagaaaaacactgaagtgAGGCACACAGTTTCAGCTCTTGTACAAACAAATAAAATCTGCAGGATGCATAAAGCATTAGCGAGACCATGATGGATTGATACATCAGGCCGATGTTCCACTTTAGTAGagccaatttaaagtcaggcataCCTGTAGGTAGCAagaagctgctgctgaattttattttaatgtatATTTAAATTTTAGAAAAGCACCTGTTTACAGCAGAAATCCAGAGTGGGGCACCATGGATTGCACCTTAAAGctatttccggagtatttctgttatccgatggcaccagctagtggctgacaagcacatcacacaaaaaatctgtcgctctgttttttaagatggcgacttcatgtttctgtttataaatgtgcttctgtagccgacaaacagagctaaaacacattgttttatgagtattattctcatgtcatgttgtgttttcatatatttatattttagagactttcttgtccgtgaaaagttcatcaactctgcatcagccgaggtacttcCTTACATAtaaagcaagtaagcggtagtctaacactattggttagttctggtcggcactcagtttcctattgcatggagctctgcggtgcagggggcgtgcttagcaaaaaaaaaaaagacgtattgcttatattatatcacagtacatgatgagataatcacttttatggatttctgacaaatcatacattatttctgaaaggagaactccggaaagcagctttaagcccctctccctacttctGTGCTTACAGCTGGAAGCAGCACCTATAGCtggccaacagagctaaaacacgttgttttacaggtACTATTCTCACAACGCCTAGAATGTAGACCATCTTTTGCTGAAGTTAAATAATTTAGATCTACTAGTTGGTCTACCAACGCACCACTGGAAACACTGCAGCCCCAGCCAGAACTGTGGCTGGCAAATAGTGCTCAAACATACTTTGTTAAAGAattatttttttttcataaatccaAACTGGCATTATCAGCATTAACAGACGTAGAAAGATCAGAGTAGGGCTGCACAGTACATCgcaaattagggctgggcgatatatcgatatttttaaaatatcggtataattttgAAACAAGACATAAGACGACTTTATATCTTTGTATCAatttaactggtcaaactgctatgctagcgattagccgctatgctagggaCATGTCGCTCCGTCTCTAAGCagctattctcacaagtttgctcaatctgagagcctctgggtgaaTGTGCTGCtcgaaactttgcatttggcgtcctggtttttaattatttggggactttcaacgccaacggagttctgtttatccATCCTGCTCGTgcggagacgagccaaacccTTCCCCCCCGTGTAATCGGGAAACATCTAtggatagccggagtggccaaattacctcaaacgtattgtaagggtagaatagtaaactatagggttaacgttttattttgaaggcgagctcagcgggtgagaaatgttgttccgtttTTTTCGCTCTGGttagctatgctagtaaatactccattacgagcgattctgttgaaaaagttcaGAGTTTGTAAGGTGTGGATTACAGCGACAGAAGCCCGAAAATCATccccataaaagagcaaccagagactgagtcactacagtataatcgctgatatgagtcaatactgttagattgcagccatgtttgccctcataactaataactccactgTGCGTGacccagtagatgcaattacatcatcatacatcTAGTTTAACGTGATAGATTTTTTTCTCTGGGCAATAAATATAcgatatgggccacctctagatgactaattgtacattaattataattatatataaataaaaagtgcctgtgggacatctgATACACCTCCAgctctcaagtgtgtgtgtgtgtgtgtgtgtgtgtgtgtgtgtgtgtgtgtgtgtgtgtgtgtgtgtgtgtgtgtgtgtgtgtgtgtgtgtgtgtgtgtgtgtgtgtgtgtgtgtgtgtgcagacagctgtaccagtgtttctaaagcacagactggtagagaatagtcaCTAAGGTtagagtttgacaagaatcaatacatttttatgcatttaatctactgatttatgtttataatttctcaagacagcttgaagtgagttaacttgtaaatattttacaggaggaaaaatatcgagatatatatcgt is drawn from Nothobranchius furzeri strain GRZ-AD chromosome 4, NfurGRZ-RIMD1, whole genome shotgun sequence and contains these coding sequences:
- the foxk1 gene encoding forkhead box protein K1 isoform X1; the protein is MADYRDDTGARALLALQSAPCSPVRVAVTSHAYLQPSLPFLGPPRMDARGDAGGMFPVRLSSTPPQALARLEGRDFEFVMRQRTVTVGRNSSHGSVDINMGHSSFISRRHLQIIYDESSGFSLRCLGKNGVFVDGVFQRRGAPPLPLPRECVFRFPSTVIKIQFMSLLDVEEQREKEQPSPPPRPLLPHISPLKISIPTAQQHEEHIRAFGSPLPSPTGTISVPNSCPASPRGAGSSGYRYGRNVTSDLQLAAEFAAKAVSEQRRSLAEQRGGGSEPRVESVGGDSPKDESKPPYSYAQLIVQAISSAPDKQLTLSGIYAHITKHYPYYRTADKGWQNSIRHNLSLNRYFLKVARSQDEPGKGSFWRIDSASESKLVEQAFRKRRQRGVACFRTPFGPLSSRSAPASPTHQGLLSPPSSGLQTPESLSREGSPIPHDHHEQLASKLASVPEFRYSQSAPGSPVSAQPVIMAAPPHPTVLNSGPGKALALVPGGGGQIQPIHVLQNAPQSSVTMVRVVTSTPSSSNPPNGYSTPTVGGSESSSDIREAQLNRELVIQTVDSAVQGGEGRHLTPGLHQLPVRPITQNGKFTTAAVSTATSFVNVSGLSSPLQILAAQASSSPPVLVSRQPSADSSPRPPGEPQAKRSRLEDEGGTESAQHQVTPSQQPVIVTMTPQSHDPRQ
- the foxk1 gene encoding forkhead box protein K1 isoform X2, producing MADYRDDTGARALLALQSAPCSPVRVAVTSHAYLQPSLPFLGPPRMDARGDAGGMFPVRLSSTPPQALARLEGRDFEFVMRQRTVTVGRNSSHGSVDINMGHSSFISRRHLQIIYDESSGFSLRCLGKNGVFVDGVFQRRGAPPLPLPRECVFRFPSTVIKIQFMSLLDVEEQREKEQPSPPPRPLLPHISPLKISIPTAQQHEEHIRAFGSPLPSPTGTISVPNSCPASPRGAGSSGYRYGRNVTSDLQLAAEFAAKAVSEQRRSLAEQRGGGSEPRVESVGGDSPKDESKPPYSYAQLIVQAISSAPDKQLTLSGIYAHITKHYPYYRTADKGWQNSIRHNLSLNRYFLKVARSQDEPGKGSFWRIDSASESKLVEQAFRKRRQRGVACFRTPFGPLSSRSAPASPTHQGLLSPPSSGLQTPESLSREGSPIPHDHHEQLASKLASVPEFRLSGQCSARHHGCPPSSNSSELWTGKSSSFSPRWGWPNSTHPCSSKRPTVFCYHGAGGDQHALIFQSAKRVQHSYCGGVGEQQRYQRSPAEPGAGDPDCGQRCAGWGGASPDSRFTPTSCTPDYPERQIYHCCGFHSNQLC